In Equus przewalskii isolate Varuska chromosome 6, EquPr2, whole genome shotgun sequence, one DNA window encodes the following:
- the LOC103563610 gene encoding olfactory receptor 7E24-like: MRLSDDPELQPLLFGLFFLVYLVTILGNLLIILVVRSDSHLQTPMYFFLSNLSLVDIGFISTTIPKMIVDIQTQNRVISYVDCLTQMSFFVHFACMDDMLLTVMAYDRFVAICHPLHYSVIMSPCLCGFLVLASFLIGLLDSQLHNLIVLQLTCFKHVEISNFFCGPSQLLSLACSDTISNNIVMYFVGAIFGFIPFSGIFFSYYKIISSILRVPSTSGKYKAFSTCGSHLLVVCLFYGTGLGVYFGSTLSLSPWKHVVASIMYTILTPMLNPFIYSLRNRDIKSALWRLYSRLI; encoded by the coding sequence ATGAGACTCTCAGATGATCCAGAATTGCAGCCTTTGCTCTTTGGTCTCTTCTTCCTTGTGTACCTGGTCACCATCTTGGGGAACCTGCTCATCATCCTGGTGGTCAGGTCTGactcccacctccaaacacccatgtacttcttcctctccaacctgTCCTTGGTTGACATTGGTTTCATCTCCACCACAATCCCCAAGATGATTGTGGACATCCAAACTCAAAACAGAGTCATCTCTTATGTGGATTGCCTGAcacaaatgtctttttttgtccattttgcaTGTATGGATGATATGCTTCTGACTGTGATGGCCTATGATCGGTTTGTGGCCATCTGTCACCCTTTGCACTACTCTGTCATCATGAGCCCATGCCTCTGTGGCTTCTTAGTTTTGGCATCTTTTTTAATTGGCCTTTTGGACTCCCAGCTGCACAATTTGATTGTGTTACAACTTACCTGCTTCAAGCATGTGGAAATTTCCAATTTCTTCTGTGGCCCTTCTCAACTCCTCAGCCTTGCCtgttctgacactatctccaaTAACATAGTCATGTATTTCGTTGGTGCCATTTTTGGTTTTATCCCTTTCTCAGGGATCTTTTTCTCttactataaaattatttcctccattCTGAGAGTTCCATCAACAAGTGGGAAATAtaaagccttctccacctgtggctcTCACCTGTtagttgtttgcttattttatggAACAGGTCTTGGAGTTTACTTTGGATCTACATTGTCACTTTCTCCATGGAAGCATGTGGTGGCCTCAATCATGTACACCATACTcacccccatgctgaaccccttcatttacagcctgaggaacagggACATCAAAAGTGCCCTGTGGAGACTTTACAGTAGACTAATCTAA